Genomic window (Nitrospirae bacterium YQR-1):
CCATTATTGTTTTTTTCTTATTTATTAGCCACTTATAGCCACTTCACGCCATTTTTTACGCTGAACTTCCGTTACAAAATAATCATTTCTGGTTTTTACCGGCAATGTAGATAATTTCTCTACTATTTTGGATATTGTGACATCCATATTCTCTGATTTGCATAAAAGCGCCAATACTACATCTTCAGGTTTTTCACTTTGTAATAAGTCAGAGCAGTTTATGTCCCGAATATCTATTATCTCATATGAATATGTCCCTATTTTATTTTCCATATTATGAGGTTTATTGCCTACATATAAAACAATTTGTCTCGGCAATTTCCTATATTGACTGAAAATGAGAGCCGAATAAAGATACATCCGCATTAACATCGTGCCATCTGATGCGCTTTGAATCTCTATATGTAAGATGCTGCTATCGGGTAACTCAATAATTAAATCAGGAAACCGGTACTGAATATTCACAAGTGCAATGTCAAGAAACTTCCCTGTATCAAACCCTGTTAAAATTTTAAGTAATTCAACCGGTATGTCTTTCAATAATTTCTTTAGTGTCAAGTCATAGTGTTGGTGCATTTTGCCTCTTTATATTATTGATTATACTTAGGCTAACATAAAAGTCGGGATTATTTCTATCAGAGTAAAGACTAATTCCATGTTTCAAGGGAGGGGAATCTCGGCCTTTAAAATAACATCGCTATAAGTTTTAAACCACTCCAAGGGCTTTAAGTGCTTTTTTATGGATAATCTCATTAGCGCAGGCAAGGATTGTGTTTGATCTTTTAAGCCCGATTTCTATATTATCGATGGATTCATTTCTTATATCGGTCACAATCCCTCCAGCCTCTTTAACAAGCAAGTATCCGGCGCCATAGTCAAATGTCCTCGAAAGAGATGGAGTTACAAATACGCTGGCCGCCCCCATCGAAAGATAGGCCAGATTTAACGCCGTAGCACCAAAACACCTCGTTCTGTAGCACAAAGAAAACAGCGGTAATAATTGTACAAGGTCTTTGCCCGGGTTTTGAGACTCATATAATACAGCCGCTATGTTATCTCCGGGGTGGGTCGCCACTCTTTTGCCGTTAAGAAAACATCCCTGCCCCTTAAGCGCCCAAAACTCATCACCGCTTATGAGATTTACCACGTAACCCATCAATACATCCCCCACCCTGTCGCCGTCAACCACGGCAATTGAAGTACAAAACATGGGAAGGCCCGTCACCGCATTTTTACTTCCATCTATAGGGTCAATCAAAACCCGTAAGCCGCCCCCGCTGCCCTCTCCGATTTCCTTTCTGCCGATTTCCTCTGAGATTACCGTAAAGGGCCCTCCCAAACTCTCAAGATGTGATATAATAATCTCCTCCGCTCTTGCATCCATCCTAAAGGTCTTATCTCCGCCTGCCCCCACTTTAAGCACATCCTCAGAGCCCTCTGCAAACCTGTACTCAGGTACCATCTCCAGAAGCGCCTTTCCTATATATCTAAGTTCTTGTATTTCCATTATAGAGAAAACTCTTTACCAAATTTCAAACGAATAAATGCTTGTTACCGCTTCCATCGCCTTTTTCATGTAATCCATGCTCTCCTTTGAAAGCCCCGCATATGTCTTTTTCATTTCAAGAGAGAACTTTTCCCATGCAGCTAAATCAATTTTCCCGTTTGAGCTCTTCATATATTCAATCACTTTGGCATTTATCTCAGCAGCTTTACCTTCCAACCCATTTGTGTTTAACAGAGATTTTTGAAAAGCTATCACCGCATCCGCCACCGATGTTGAATACTCCTTAAGGTCTCTGGAAAGTAAAAACCCCTTTTTCTCCATCTCGAGAAATAAATCAAGATAGGTGGCGTCAAGCCATCCTCTTGAAAATTTTTCTGCAAAAGACACTGTCATATCAATTAAATCATTGAATTTCCCCATTTTAGACACACCTCCTTAATTTATTGCTTATCTGTAGTTTCCAACCTCTATGAATATTCCAAAGTCATGTGCCTTAATAGCCGCTATTACAGCCTGAAGGTCATCCTTTTTCTTACTCCTTACCCTGACCGTGTCCCCTGCAATCTCTGCGCTGACCTTGAGTTTCATATCCTTAACTAACTTTACCATTTCTTTGGCCTTTTCAACTGGAATTCCCTGCTGAAAACTTGCAACCTGCCGTGCACTGCCCCCTGAGGCCTGTTCCACCTTGCCATAACTTATGGCTTTCAGCGCAACATTGCGCTTTACAAGTTTTGACTCCAGAATATCCTTTACACTGGTAAGCCTATACTCATCATCTGAGGCAATCGTTATTGCCTGCTTACCCTTATCAAGCTCAATTGTACTTTTACTGCCCTTAAAGTCAAAGCGCTGGGATATTTCTTTTAAAGCCTGATTAATAGCGTTTGACACCTCCTGCATGTCCACCTTACACCCCACGTCGAAGGAATACTCATCAGCCATTTGCCTTACCTCCACTCATTGCATGTTTATATTGTTAAAAAAAACCTGCCTGCCCTCAGGGTGTTACCCTCTTCTTGAGGGCTAACTCAAGATTCATCTGCGCCGGTTTAAAGTCAGGCTCAATAGACAGAGCCTTTTTAAATGCCTCTATGGCTTCATTGAATGAGTTTTCATCATCAGAGGCATTCAAAACCGCAACACCGTAGCCGTTATAGGCAAGTGCATTTTTTGGGTTTAACTCTATTGCTCTCTTGTAGGCTTTTGCCGCATCTTTAATATTCCCTACGGTAAAGAGCACGTTGCCGATATTTACATAGGCCTCAAAAAAATCAGGATTAATGGCAATAGCCCTGTTTAAATGTACCTTGCTTTCTTCAAACCTGCCGGCCTGCGCTAATGAGGCGCCAAGGCTGTTGTGGGCTATGAAATTATCCTTTGTTACTTTCACGGCATGGTCAAAGAGCGTTATCGTGTTTTTCCAGTGTCCGGTTTGCACGTATGAAAGAACCGACAAGATTAATACAATGAGCACGGATAAAAAGTAAACGGTATATTTCTTAATCTTGTTTTCAAAAAAACTTTCAGGGACTACCATCACGGCAATAATAAAAATTCCGATATACGGCACGTATGTATATCTGTCGGCCATAGCCTGCGGGCCGACCTGTATAAGGCCGATAACCGGAAGCAGTGTTATAACAAACCAGAACCAGCCGGTAAAAACAAAAGGTTTCGGCTTAAATGACTTGTAACCAAACACTGTAAAAATCGCAAAAACAGAAATAAGCAAAAGCACCACAAAGGACAACACAGCTCTTACAGCAGAGAGATTAAATGAAAACGGATATATTGCAGCAAGGTTAACCGGTACAAAGGCCATGTATATGTAGCTCATGTAAGATATCAGGGCATTTTTGATGCGAACCCACACAGATATCATTTCAACCGGTGCAACAGTACCAACCGCCCTCTGTGCAATAAAAGTAAACACGGAGGTTGCAACTGAGAAAGCCAAAAGAGGAATTTTCTCTGAAATCAAACGCAACACATTATTTTTATTGAGCCTTCCAAAAGGCCATACGTCCAGCAACAGCAGAATAACTGGGAGTGTAATAGCCATGGGTTTTGACATTAAGGAACATACAAAAGTAAATAACACTATAAAATACCACTTAAACGACAGCGTCTTGACATAGTAACAATAGGCATATATCGACAAAAACCAGAAAAAAGCATACAGGACATCCTTTCTCTCAGACACCCATGCCACCGACTCCACATGGGCCGGATGAACAGCAAACAGGGCGGCGATTATTGCTGCCTTGTTGCGCATTCCGGTAATTTTCTCAAAAGAAAAAAACACCAATATTGTATTTATCACGTGGAATGTTAAATTGGTGACATGATGTCCACCCGGGTTCATACCGTAAATAGTACAATCCAAAAGGTGTGATACCCAGGTAAGGGGTTGCCAATAATCTGAGGCGGATGTGTAAAACGCCCACTTCAACGTTTCCAGTGACAGGCCTTTTTGTACAAAAGCGTTTTCTGTTATATATTTGGTATCATCGAAATTGACAAAATCAAAGTTCCTGCTCTGAAAGAAAACAAGAAAAGACAAAGTGGCCACAAAAAAAGCTATTATGTCGGATGAGTTAAAGATATTCAACCATCGGTACTCTTCAGTCCTGTTCTTTTCAGCAGGCATCCCCTGCCTGCCGACGGGTGCAGTGTGTTTTTTCTTATTATCTTCTTTTACTTTCATAAAGCCATGACCCCCTCGATTATAACTGAGGTTTTAGAACTAAAAAATTATAGTTTACCGGTAAATCAGGCACATTGAAGCGGTATTGCCCTGCTATTGCATAATTATCAAAAACTGTAGCGTTTCGTATATACCACGGCGTGATATAGAGATGATTAGAGCCCCTGTCATCAGCAAACGTAAGTATAAGTACGTCAAAGAACTTATTTTTTATTTTAGTATCAATATCATTTTCAAAACTTTCATGCAAGGCTCTAAAATCTTTTGGGAAAAAATATTTCAATACCTTGTTTTTAGGTGTTACTTTATTAAAATAGTTGTTAACGCCGGAATCATACACTCCTTTACCCATGTTGAAAACAACAAAGTTAAATTCTTTTGATACAAGTATATTTTTGCTTGTTTTAACATATCCGTTAATAGTGCTCCAAAATTGCTCTACAACTTCCCGCCTAAATCTCTTAGACGGGTCATCCATAATAAATGAATACGGCGTTATTATTTTTGAATACATGGACAGAGAATAAACGCTGTAGGCACTAACGGCCGACATGAGCATTAAAATTACCGGTGTCCTGATAAAACTAAGTTTTATATTAAGCGTATAAATAAGAAAAAACGGCAGAAACAACTGCATGTAATATGTCATCCATGCCCCTGTAGTGCAACCTAATTTTAATTCCAACAGACACAGAGACACAAAAGCTGCATATGAAAAAATACTTGTTTTACTATAAAAAAGTGGTTTGTCTGCATTTAATAAATTAATGTTTTCAAAAAACGACCTAATTTGTTTAACAACCGCTTGATAGTTGGCAGAAAGCGCAAAATACAGCGATATTGACAAATACAGAAACAGACCGATATTACACAAAATAAAGTAAACAGATTGCTTTATCATCATATCAACTTGAAATACATTGGTATTGTACTGCATAATCAACGTATCATAAAAATAGGCTTCATAGAATTCATTTACAATCACTGCAGATACAACGAAACAAGTTATAAATGTAACAAGATATTTTATGCCTGTTTTTTTGGATAAAAACAAGAAAATATAGGATATTACAATTAGTACTCCAATAACGAAATATCCCTTGGTATAAAAAGCAAGCAAACCCAGTATGATACTTGCGATAACACTGTTTTTGGAATAGTTTAAACGCCATGGAACAGCAATGCTTAATAAATACAGAAAAGTTCCAAGGCTGTCAGGCCGTGTAAGAGGCGTACAAAGAAATAACAGGGAAACATATTGTATAACCGCAGCACCATAAATAAATATGAGTTTATATTTCAAGCTATACATAATTGCAGCAGTCAGCATCACAGACAGAACAATAAAGATACCGGCTGTCATCCTGTGTGATAAAATAAATATTCCACTGAGGCCTGGATACATAAAACTTAATATCTTATGAACCGGCAATGTCATATAGTTATACACAATACCATAACAATTGAGATACATCGGGTGATTTACAAAATCATATGGGTTTTTGCCTTTGAGCAGCAAATCGGTAGATAAGACCATTTCTAATTCCGCAACATCCACCTGATGAGGATAATAAATAAGAGAAACGTGATAATTTGCCGTCTTGATGAACACAAACGAATAGAACACGATTAGAAAAACAAACACTATCTTTATCAGATTAGACTTATTATCTTCAACCGTTATCATGATTTAATATTGTCCTGACATTCACAGATACAAGGTAAAAGACTCTATCACAATTTTCTTACAAATGTCAAACTCCGTGCAGTTACATGGTCTCTGTGAGTGCCGATAAAAATCCGGTATTGTATATTATTGCTCATCGTTTAATTTTCTACCGGTTATCTTTAAAAACAGGTCCTCAAGGTTAGAGTTTCTGATAAAGTACCTGCCTACAGTGATATGTTCAGAGGCCGCCTCAAGAGCTTTCAGGTCATTGCTGTAGAGGTTTATCACTTCACGGGAGGCATCCATCCTGTAAGGCGTCCCGCAGAGTATGCTCTCAACCTCTTTAATAACACCGGTGTCATGAACTTCCATGACATATTTTTCAATGCTCCCCTCAAGAAGTTCTTTTGGGTTTCCCTCAAGCATTTTCCGTCCACTGTGCATAATTATCAGGTTGTCGCTAATCTGAAACGCCTCTTCCATGTAGTGGGTTGTCAGCACAATGGTAATGTTTCTTCTTTTCATCTGCCGGAGCTTATCCCATATCAAATGTCGTACCTGCGGGTCAAGCCCTGTGGTGGGTTCATCTAAAATCAAAAGACAAGGGTTATTAATCAAAGCACGTGCAATCATAAGGCGTCTTTTCATACCTCCTGAAAGCTCACGTATCCGTGATTTACCCTTTTCGGAAAGTTCCATGAGCTCAAGCAGCTCATCAATCCGCCGCCGTGCCGCCTTCCGCCGGATACCATAAAAGCCGGCAAATATAAGCAGATTTTCCACCACGTTCATCTCAACGTCCAGATTGTCATCCTGAGGAACCACACCGCAGAGATACTTTATCTGCAGGGGATTAGTGCGGGGGTCAAAGCCGAAAACCTTTAGTACAGTGTCAGGGCAGTCATCACAGCCTGCTTTACCGTAAATCATTTTCATCATAGTGGTCTTACCGGCTCCGTTAGGCCCAAGCAGGGCAAAACAGATTGACTCATCCACGTCAAAACTTAACCCGTCAACCGCCTTAAGCTTGCCGAAACTCTTGTGCACATTCCTTACGCTTATCACCATGACAGACTTAGATTACTATATAACGGCTGGGTTTGGCAAAAGTATATCTTCTTATTACCAAGTTGCATTCATTCGATTAACTTTGTTGGCTTTGTCAAAAGCTCCTTGACGTCTCCCCTAAAGCCTATGTTTACTTCCGGCTGCAGCTTGGTATTAACGCATGTTTCACACTGTGAAATCCTGTTTTAACAAAAAAATCGTACCAATATAAGAATGTTTTTAAATCATCAGGAGTACCCCAACAGATATAGTCGCTGACTTCAAAAACCTTTACTTTAAGCCCCTTTGCCAATAATTCATTTATGCAGCTGTCAACATAAAATTCATTATTGACTCTCTTGTTGCCCTTATACAAACTAACCAGCGAATCAAGAAAATATGCTGCTTTCCTGAAATAAAAGGTGCCCACCACGGCATGGTCATTAAAGGGATCATTTGATATCGCCCTTTTTTCAGATACCTCAAGGACGTTTCCGTCGTTATCCGCCACTATCCAGCTATACATATGCGGGTTTCTTTTACTTGACGGATGATGCCTGAAACTCCAGACAATGGCATCAACCGTGGGGTCGTCAATGAGTTTTTTATATTTTTCAGAATCCCATAACATCCCGTTGTCGCAAGCTCCAACCAGAAGAGGCAGCTGGAGCGGCTCTCCGCTAAGGCCGATTTCACACGTGCAGGCTTGTCCCTCCGTCACCTTATCAACGCTTACAACTTTGGCCCCAGGGTAATATTTTTCAATGGTTTCAGCAAGCGGAAAATTCGAAAGATGGCCGGCAAGGCACACAAAAATGTATTTCTCAGCCGGCGGTAAACTCATTGCAGCGGCAATCACCATCGGTGTTCCCTCTATGTCAATTAACGGTTTAGGGTCACGGTAGCCCTCATTTACAAAGCGGATTCCCTTGCCGGCAAGCGGTATCAGGTTTATACTTTCCCCCACGGGCTCTATAGCGGCGCAGGGGCATTGGAGATTGCCAAAATAGTTCAGCCACCGTGTAAACTCCAGTAAATCCTCCGGTGTTCCCCACTGAAGCATGTGTTTTATCTCATATATATATATGCTGTGGGCGGAGGCTTTCAGCAGATTATAAACCATGCTTACGTAGTACTCGCCCTTTACGTTTATATCCTGTGCAATCAGCGCTTTAAAGTATTGCTTTAAGAGTTTGCCGTTCTTAAAATAATATGTGCCGTCTGAGGCAAACTCATCCATTCGGTTGGATGTAAATGGTTTTTTTTCCTGAATTTCCATCATCCAACGGTTTTCATCTCTTATAAAAGCATAATTGGTGCTGCCCAGCATGTGCGGATGAAACCCCCTGTATGCGCATATTGCACCAGATGCGCCGTTTGTACGCACTGTTTCAAGAAAATCGGCATAATCCCAGGTTTTAGAAAAGTCGCAATAATTAACAATTACCTCATCATCGTCATCTACTGAGTCCATCATGCAGAACACGGAATATACCGGCCCTTTTTTATGAGGTGGAATCTCCACTATCTTACCCTGCGGACAGATTCGCTTAATTACTGCTCTCATATCGGTTTCTTTTAAATGTACACTGTTACAAATAAAAGTAAAATTACTCTCTCCGGGGAAAAGCTCTACTACATGCTCAATCATTGGTTTGCCAGCTATTTCTATCAGAGGCTTAACCACCTTGTACCCAAAGTCCATGAACCTCTCACCTGTCCCTGCCATCGGTATTATTATTTGCATTTTCTTACCTCTGCTTATTTAATATAAAAACTGAATTGTAACATTTTATACCAAGCTGCAGCCCGGGATAAATGTTTACTTCTGAGTGCAGCTTGGTATTATTGTTTCTTATCAGATGACTAATACCAAGTAGCCGTCAAAAAAGTAATATAATGATAAAAAGAAAAGACTGGATTGCCGCTCGTAGGCGGCAATGACAGAGGGGGCAATGGTCTGTTTTCTTTTTTTGTCATTCCCGTGAAAACGGGAATCCAGTTTTAATTAGTAACATTAAACACAACAGATATTTTGTTATTTACATCTATGAACGTAACTCGGTATAAACCTGACAAAGCATTGAAAAAAAGGGGTCAAGGGGGCCTCGCTCCCTTGCGGATAGGGTATAAGGGAAAGGCGGCGCCTTTCCCTTACTTATTTATTTACTTACTTATTCTGTCTGTACTTCTCGGCTTCCCAGTTTAAGATATAACCGATTTCAGCCGTATCGAGATAGTTAATGTTCTCAGAGGCGGCGTTGTGGGCAAAAACGTGCAGCTTCAGGACTTCCTCCATCTCTTTTGTCTTTTTTACACTGGGGGCGGTAAAGAAAATATTGTCGCCGCATATTACCACCCTCGGAATTTCACCATATATGTGATAGTGATTCTCTATTGATTTATGGTCGTCAAAATCGCTAATCTCAGCCGCTACCGCCCCGCAAAAGACCACCATGTCGGGGAAAAACGGCTTCTTAAAAAACACACCCCTGTTTTGGGCTAATGCGCTGTTTAGACCAATGTCCTCGGACAGAGAGCTTATGAAGTAATCCCCGTTTAGTTTGTTTATTAAGGCTGAGAGTTTAGTCGTCAGTTTGTATCTACTATAGTTTACTGAAAAATAGCTTTCGAGTTTTTCCAGTACCGTCTCAGTCAGTGTCTCTATTTCCCCGTATATGTCCGATGTTACAATGAGACCGTGGTTTTGCAGGAAAATAATCTTTTTATGTTGCCCCTTTAGCGCATTTTTCATCTTTACGGCAAGCCCCGCCCCGGGTGTTTCATATGTTACAAACCCTGCATCAGGAAACAAACCGGATAGTAACTCAGCCCAGTTGCCTTTGCAAAGGGCGGCATTAACAACAACCGGATGCGTGTGCAGTGTGTATTTCTGAGTAAGGGCGTGAAGCAGTGTTTCAATTGACGGTCTCTCCCCCTGCGATTGCGTTATTAATCCATTGAGCATTATTGAGATTTTTACATCACGCTCAGACTTATCGCATTTAAAAAAACCGGCTTCAAGCAGCTCAAACACATCAAGAGCCTTATGGGTTTCCAACGTCACGTAGCCGGTGTTTTTTTGCACTTCCGAGAGATGCCTCCCCGAGGCTTTTATAAGAAGTTGCCCGCTGCTAAGTTTAACTGAGGAATTCCCGCCGTTGCCTTGAATTAAATCAAACCGTTCACCGGCATACCTGGACATCCTGACAAAACGCTCTATGTCCTCATCATCTGGCAAAATACTTCGATACCTCCAGTTCGTCAAACGACTCAAACACCACCACCCTTTGAGGGGTTCCCTCAGGGGGTCTTTTAAATAGCCAAAACGGCTGTATATCCATATTCAGTGCCCCCACTATGTCCCTCTCATAACTGTCCCCTATCATGCACACCTCCTGTGCCGTCATCCCAAGCTTTCTCAGTGCCAGGTGGAATATGTACGGATGGGGCTTTTCCACTCCGGCCTCTTCACTGGTTACTATGTAATCTATGTATTTTGTAAGGCCGGCTTTGTTCATTTTTCTGTACTGTATCTCCGCAGTTAAATCTGTCACTAAACAAATACGAAAACGGTCTCTTACGCTGTCAAGGAAATCAAAAACCTCATATGATATTTCCATAAAGTCAAGATACAAACTCCAGTACCGCTCATAGACGTCAAGGGCATAAGCCGGGGCGTTTAATTTTAATATCTCAAGCATTCTCTGAAAATACAGCAGCCTGTTGTGGGATGCCGCCGTGCCGGAGAGCTCCATGTGTATCTCCTTACGTGCCCTTTCATAAGAGGCGGTTACCAAATTATACTCCACTGAATACGTTTTGCTTACATAAACATACACTTGTAGTAACGCTGATATGTGAACGCTTTCATAGCCATACAAAGTATTGTCAAAGTCCAACAATATGCCTTTAAACATTAAAACTCCTCTGTTGAAATTTCCCTCTTCTTCACGCTCAGAAGAAACAGGATTATTAACTGTACAAACCCCCTGTAGCCATTGAGCCACGTTGCATTAACAGGTATTATTTCCTTTAGGTTAGGTATGTATGTAAAGGCGATTTTTTTAATCAGTTGCCCTGAGGGTTCATCTTTTAAGATTACATACTGAGTGTTCAAATCGTCTGAATAATCCCAAAGGAGATTTATATTTTCTATCTCTAATTCTCTTATAAGATTCTCTATGTGAACGTTGGAAGTTAGTGTGACCTTAAGCATCAGGCTCAGATTGCCGCTGTGGGTTCCAACCAGAAAATCCTCCTCGGTAAAGTAGGAAATAGTAATGTCTGCATAGCCCTTCTGAGGATGAATGTATCTGACTGAGTCCTGAGTTCTTTTTTCTATTTGTTCTAATATAGTTTCACAAGAGTAGCTTCTGTGCTGAGTGTCACGGAGGATTTTCCAATGTTGCCTTAACTTTTCATCTGTATCAAGGTAGATTTTAAGGTCTATTATTTTTCTTGCAATGGGTAAGTAAAAAGTGTGAAGTCCCGACAGTACAATGTATTTCTGTGGTCTTATCAATTGTGTTTCAGTGAAGGTGCCTGTCATATGGTCATATTCGCATCTGTAAACAGGTTTATTGTTTTTTAGATCAATGATGTTTTGAACCTGTCTGTGAAGATAGTTGGCTTTTGGGTTTAGGTGGGTAAAGTACTGCCAGTTGATATTGTCTCTGGTCCATTTATGGTCGGCATCTCCCTCAACCTGAAGAAGTTGTTCACACAGCAGATGCTTTAAATCCTCAAGGAGAGTTGTTTTTCCCGCTGCACTGTCCCCGCCTATTCCTATAACTAAATTAAGGTCCTTTTTGTAGATTTCATTGCTCTCTATTCCAAACTTATATAAATAATAAATCAGGGCTACCAATATGGCTTCAAACGCTGTATAAGAAATATCCTTCAGTTTATCTATGTGTATTTTTAAGTTTAAAATCTTATTCAAAAATACCAGATCATTATAATCGCCTTTGTGAAAAAATAAAACATAAATCAAATACGTAGTATTGAA
Coding sequences:
- a CDS encoding fructose 1,6-bisphosphatase, with amino-acid sequence MEIQELRYIGKALLEMVPEYRFAEGSEDVLKVGAGGDKTFRMDARAEEIIISHLESLGGPFTVISEEIGRKEIGEGSGGGLRVLIDPIDGSKNAVTGLPMFCTSIAVVDGDRVGDVLMGYVVNLISGDEFWALKGQGCFLNGKRVATHPGDNIAAVLYESQNPGKDLVQLLPLFSLCYRTRCFGATALNLAYLSMGAASVFVTPSLSRTFDYGAGYLLVKEAGGIVTDIRNESIDNIEIGLKRSNTILACANEIIHKKALKALGVV
- a CDS encoding YajQ family cyclic di-GMP-binding protein, translating into MADEYSFDVGCKVDMQEVSNAINQALKEISQRFDFKGSKSTIELDKGKQAITIASDDEYRLTSVKDILESKLVKRNVALKAISYGKVEQASGGSARQVASFQQGIPVEKAKEMVKLVKDMKLKVSAEIAGDTVRVRSKKKDDLQAVIAAIKAHDFGIFIEVGNYR
- a CDS encoding tetratricopeptide repeat protein produces the protein MKVKEDNKKKHTAPVGRQGMPAEKNRTEEYRWLNIFNSSDIIAFFVATLSFLVFFQSRNFDFVNFDDTKYITENAFVQKGLSLETLKWAFYTSASDYWQPLTWVSHLLDCTIYGMNPGGHHVTNLTFHVINTILVFFSFEKITGMRNKAAIIAALFAVHPAHVESVAWVSERKDVLYAFFWFLSIYAYCYYVKTLSFKWYFIVLFTFVCSLMSKPMAITLPVILLLLDVWPFGRLNKNNVLRLISEKIPLLAFSVATSVFTFIAQRAVGTVAPVEMISVWVRIKNALISYMSYIYMAFVPVNLAAIYPFSFNLSAVRAVLSFVVLLLISVFAIFTVFGYKSFKPKPFVFTGWFWFVITLLPVIGLIQVGPQAMADRYTYVPYIGIFIIAVMVVPESFFENKIKKYTVYFLSVLIVLILSVLSYVQTGHWKNTITLFDHAVKVTKDNFIAHNSLGASLAQAGRFEESKVHLNRAIAINPDFFEAYVNIGNVLFTVGNIKDAAKAYKRAIELNPKNALAYNGYGVAVLNASDDENSFNEAIEAFKKALSIEPDFKPAQMNLELALKKRVTP
- a CDS encoding ATP-binding cassette domain-containing protein — translated: MVISVRNVHKSFGKLKAVDGLSFDVDESICFALLGPNGAGKTTMMKMIYGKAGCDDCPDTVLKVFGFDPRTNPLQIKYLCGVVPQDDNLDVEMNVVENLLIFAGFYGIRRKAARRRIDELLELMELSEKGKSRIRELSGGMKRRLMIARALINNPCLLILDEPTTGLDPQVRHLIWDKLRQMKRRNITIVLTTHYMEEAFQISDNLIIMHSGRKMLEGNPKELLEGSIEKYVMEVHDTGVIKEVESILCGTPYRMDASREVINLYSNDLKALEAASEHITVGRYFIRNSNLEDLFLKITGRKLNDEQ
- a CDS encoding NTP transferase domain-containing protein — encoded protein: MQIIIPMAGTGERFMDFGYKVVKPLIEIAGKPMIEHVVELFPGESNFTFICNSVHLKETDMRAVIKRICPQGKIVEIPPHKKGPVYSVFCMMDSVDDDDEVIVNYCDFSKTWDYADFLETVRTNGASGAICAYRGFHPHMLGSTNYAFIRDENRWMMEIQEKKPFTSNRMDEFASDGTYYFKNGKLLKQYFKALIAQDINVKGEYYVSMVYNLLKASAHSIYIYEIKHMLQWGTPEDLLEFTRWLNYFGNLQCPCAAIEPVGESINLIPLAGKGIRFVNEGYRDPKPLIDIEGTPMVIAAAMSLPPAEKYIFVCLAGHLSNFPLAETIEKYYPGAKVVSVDKVTEGQACTCEIGLSGEPLQLPLLVGACDNGMLWDSEKYKKLIDDPTVDAIVWSFRHHPSSKRNPHMYSWIVADNDGNVLEVSEKRAISNDPFNDHAVVGTFYFRKAAYFLDSLVSLYKGNKRVNNEFYVDSCINELLAKGLKVKVFEVSDYICWGTPDDLKTFLYWYDFFVKTGFHSVKHALIPSCSRK
- a CDS encoding class II aldolase/adducin family protein, producing the protein MPDDEDIERFVRMSRYAGERFDLIQGNGGNSSVKLSSGQLLIKASGRHLSEVQKNTGYVTLETHKALDVFELLEAGFFKCDKSERDVKISIMLNGLITQSQGERPSIETLLHALTQKYTLHTHPVVVNAALCKGNWAELLSGLFPDAGFVTYETPGAGLAVKMKNALKGQHKKIIFLQNHGLIVTSDIYGEIETLTETVLEKLESYFSVNYSRYKLTTKLSALINKLNGDYFISSLSEDIGLNSALAQNRGVFFKKPFFPDMVVFCGAVAAEISDFDDHKSIENHYHIYGEIPRVVICGDNIFFTAPSVKKTKEMEEVLKLHVFAHNAASENINYLDTAEIGYILNWEAEKYRQNK
- a CDS encoding HAD family hydrolase, which gives rise to MFKGILLDFDNTLYGYESVHISALLQVYVYVSKTYSVEYNLVTASYERARKEIHMELSGTAASHNRLLYFQRMLEILKLNAPAYALDVYERYWSLYLDFMEISYEVFDFLDSVRDRFRICLVTDLTAEIQYRKMNKAGLTKYIDYIVTSEEAGVEKPHPYIFHLALRKLGMTAQEVCMIGDSYERDIVGALNMDIQPFWLFKRPPEGTPQRVVVFESFDELEVSKYFAR